The Bactrocera dorsalis isolate Fly_Bdor chromosome 2, ASM2337382v1, whole genome shotgun sequence region AAATCCTTAATAATGGTTGTATTTTCAACAGGAACATTAACATACGGCTCTTCTAAAGAGCATTGCAGTTTACCCGGATAAACGCGTACATATCCTTTGTCCTTATCGTGAAACCTTAGATATATTGCTGGTCTCTTTCCTTCCAAATGCGTCAAGTTCATTACGGGGGTTGGATCTTGCAATGGAACATCCTCCATACCAGACGCAGCATACAAGTCAGTCATGTAAAATGCCTAAAAAAGTTGATAATAGTacgcaaaatatttgtttatattttgttattttaatttaatatattcttagctataattttttttaattacttacgCTGGGTTCTCTAGTTATATGAAATGCTCGCAATGCTGTAGTTAGTAATTGTTCTAAGGTATACGTCCGCGGTACACTAATTACCCGGTATAGTTGCCGTCTAAATGAGTTGTTACCGTCGAAAACTTTGATCATTtctgtatacaaaaataaataaaacaatacaattagcaaaacttacatatgtatatctgaaatacaaaaaaaatgtttttaaattcttaCCAATGTCCTTTTCCTCactttctttttcctttttggtTTTATCTTTGTCTGATTTTTCCGATTTGTGTGAGGATTCTGGGCGATAGTGTGATGACGTACCACTTCCGCCACTAACGGCACTAGCGTGCATTGTATCAGTTTTAATACCCGGTTCTTCATCTTTGAAGCGTGGCGTGTCTCCACTACTAAACTCTTCAGATATACTTCGTGCTAcccaagaaataaaatataatgattttagAAATGCATCCCATAAAATGTTTTCAACACTTATATTAGCTTTAATTCAAccgattataataaaattatatatacattatttatatatatatatatatatatatatatatatacatacatatatattagttataataAGTTAGCAACCACAATATTCAAAGACTACAGATACACATACGAATACGAAAGCTTAGTTATGTTAATATAATTATGAAATAACTTAATACTAAAGTATAGATTagcataaataaattcattcttatatgtatttatgtttgttttctTCAAAGCCTAGAGGTTCCTTGTTATGATGGTTTCGTTCATTATGTGGATGTGTCCTACATGATGTCTACGAATATTCGATTAATTGGTCCTTTTCACCTTCCACTTATTACTGGATAAGTGGGgataaataatgatttttgcCCATGCCACGATAATACATgcatttataaaatacatatagcaATAAAGATACCCTTCCAACGTACTTCACGTCCTTAAGTTCGGTCGCAAACATTTTCTCGATatgacttaaattaaaaaatgctaaTTATCCACACGTTAGCTAGTAGTCGCCAGCCAAGCGTAGAATTTACatctacatataatattaataaatttatatatgatgaattaattaattgtcCAAAATTGAAAGTATTGGTAAGGATAGCCAGATTTCGTATGTAACCAAAgtgatgtttttgttatttgtaaataaatacaaatatgttaattttataactttatcCAACCCAAATGTTTAGGCTTTGTTGGGGCTAGTAGACAGTTTATGTGAAGTCACAGTTTTTGTAACAAATGAATTCAATAAATGTTAATGGGGATGGGGCTTCTGTAAAAGTACAGCAATTTACATGGATTATATTGATTGTTGCTACTGAACAAGTCGGTTTTTTTGGGACGCACCATGTGGAACCGGTAAGACACTTTTAATATCTAACATCTAGCATAAAAAATAGCGGAAATGTTGATAAAAAGTTCAATTATAATTCGAGATGAGTGCAAAACAATGCAAGATGCAAACGGCAACTATGAAGTTTTCGGTGCCGCTATCTTACCACTTCCTGGGATTGCCATTCTTCACTTGTCCTAaggcaaacatatgtatgtatatatgtatgtgcgaacaaatgaaaaatagtctcatatattgggttgtcaaaaacgtcttgcggtattttcgctagttggcgctgaaagcttgtagttctagttttattcgtcgcatcgggtcatgctatacctttttggaaagctcatttcacgcgctaacacgtgtttgattgatcgtgagttatagcgtcgcaaacatggagcaaaataaagagaaaatacggcatatttttcagataaaggcaaaaatgcatctcaagccgccaataaaatttgtgcagtttatggacccgatacagtttccatttccaccgcacaacgatggtttcaacgttttcgttctggtgtagaggtgcgCCACGATCCgaaaggcctgtcgtcgaaaattgcgataaaatcgctgaattgatcgaaagagaccggcatagtaacaatcgtagcatcggtcaagagctgggcatgagtcatcaaaaattcatttcaatttcaataaaaataaaaaaattcaataaaaataccgcaagacttttttgacaacccaatacatATATTACAGTTTCTATGtgttgggaatggtagaatagaactgtaACCACATTCGCAATGTATAGCGAAAAAAACTTGATTAAGTCAGAATATATCCagaatgtaaaaattaattgtttggaTTATAACTGActccatatatttattataagtggctaaaaatgtagAAGTTGAtgagattaattaaaaattcacagtTGTCCTCAGGCAAATGGATGAAAATTATCTAAATATATCCCGGATTGACTTCATATAACCATCGGTTGAGAATTGTTCAACTATTATTATTCAGTGTATTATCACAAGTAttatcaattttgaaaattaataatttattacaagttgaatataaaatgaataaaaaaaatcaattattttcaaatttgcaaGTATTTGATAGGGTTGTTACACCCGGAATAACGTTTTcgtttttattcataaatacaattttactgtataataataataatagttaataatttaagtatacCTTAGCCACAGCAAAGAGTGGAcggggtcctctagtatattatatttcataaacTTTGTGAAGGGTACTTATCGCtggctcgaaaccggttttagacccGCGGTCTTTTAgccaaaattgttcaaaatgatccgtagaacatttcccaCATACgttattttattggaaaaaatatcgaCCCGTTCTaatgttacatatgtacattgataAGTTCTCAAATTCAAGATGAAACATGATTTATGAAAAAGAAGGTGAACACCAGGATTAAATGTGTCAAATATAATATGTTTTGATGTGACACCAATTTAATGTTCAAATAGagcttttataattttctaaggCAAAACTCGAGCCGAACTAACACTAGATAATCTATATTAATTCTTATTTCGTTACCTTCCTTAATCATTGAGTTATCTATTCTAATGTGAAACAATCGTAATCAATGTCTCCCTTAAGTGTGTGCAGTGTGGTGAAGCACTTAATTCAAAATAGAGACAATATTAGTAAATACAAATACGAAAAATCACTTTGTGTTTTGCTTCTTTTGGAAAAAAGTACAGTTAGCTtagttgaaatatatatatacacatacctacatatgtatattaggttttcaaaaaagtcttgcggtatttttattgaatcaattcgtgtggcacccatatatcgagcttcttagtgactccaagcttcttcaaatggtttataacggtttgatgactactatgccggtctctttcgaccaattcagcgattttatcgcaattttcgacgacaggccttccggagcgtggcgcatcttcgaccacctctacaccagaaacgaaaacgttgaaaccatcgttgtgcggtggaaatggaaactgtttcgggtccataaactgcacaaaatttattggcggcttgagatgcatttttgcctttatcgtagtagtactgtacgacttaaaagaaacgacaatcaatcaaacgtgaaatgagctttccaaaaaggtatagcatgacccgatgcgacgaataaaactagaactacgcgctttcagcgccaactagcaaaaataccgcaagacttttttgacaacccaatactaatattatacatatgtatatatatatatatatattattacatttattgttattatttgtaatattattaatgtTAATGGTAGTAATATGTGCGGAGGTTTAGTATGATTTCAACATGTAAATAAATTAGCGCTGTAATTCCAAATATTATcgatgtaaatataataaaattaagaatatttacatgcacatatttttattgttttaaatttccatTGTCAACTTATTAGTAATAGAAGCAGTCATAAAGAGTTTAACAGAAATGCAATATGGAGCCTCGAGCgaaacaagtacatacatacttgtttGCTTTGGCTAAATTTAACTTTACCCTATACGCATTTACAAGAATGCACGAGTATTGAGGAATCTCTAAGCTAAGCGAATCTGACTAGTGATGGACAAAATGCCATATCTGACTAAATTTCATGCAGGTGCTTCGTTTTTGAACTTGTTATCATTCATAATTTCTATCACAaataattgaaagtaaaaaacgAAGTAAACTTGAATTCGTCATAATATAAGGTAAAAAACCAAAGTTAATTAGGCAATGATTAGGAAAATACCAATATTGAAAACAACAGGATACATTAATCACCTCTGCGTTTGTAGTAACGATGTTTCCGCCACCCAAGCGATAGGCACTGCATTCGTCGTAGCAACCGTCCGAATACGTGTTCTTCATTGTCACTAACGCGTGATCGACTGCGACTACTACCACCATCACTTATATCGCCTGCTGTGGCGTCATCACTCGTAAAGCTATGCGGCTGATCATCTAAATACATGTGAAAATTTGTAGGACTGCTGGCTTCACTACTATACGCTGGCGTTTGATATTCTGCTTTCACGTGTCGTCTTAAGTCATACCCGTCCTCATAATCTTCATCATCGTCGGTGTAGCCGCTACGGCTAAGTCCACTGCGCACATCTTTTAAAGTCAAATAGTCATCATCGTACGGTTGATAATTACCATCTTCATCTTGTATGGTAATTTCTATACTTTGTCCTGTGGTATCTAAACTGAAGGCACTTTTCGATGTTTTAGTGCCTATGAGCACTGAATCTTTAGTACGTTTTTTTGAGCGACGTCGAAAGAGTCGCGTGTAGTCTTTTTTACGTGTATACTGTTTGACTCCAGGTTCTTGGAATGATTTACTTCGGTTCACTGCCGAAAGATACATTTTTAAAGGATTCTCTGGCACAGGCGAATGTGACGAGCAATCACTGGAATTAGGCGAGCAGCTCAAAGAGCCGCCTTTGTTCGGGACACCCTTAAACGGGCTGAGGTTGTACGTTTTCGCTTTTAATAAAGCGCCAGTCTTAGAAAATTGTTCATGTGCGTTGCTGTTGCCATCTTTTGGAGCCATAAGCGTTTGCGTAACTAGTGTAGGTGCGTTGATTGTTTGACACGCTTTGAGTGCACATGCTGTTATTATTACGTTTTGAGCATTTTCCAGTTTTTCATCTAAATTATAATGACTTTCTACCGATGTTTTAATATTACCTTTATTATAGCTTAAATTACTAATCTGATTTATGTTAGAGTCATAACCAATGTTGTCCACAGTTGTTAAAACACCTTCCGTATCGGTAGTTTCATAGAGACTTTGACATTGTCGTCGTAAAGTTTTCGCTACGATACTATGATCACTAGAGTCTAGTTGTTTAACTTTAATGTTATGATAATCTTCACTCACTTCACTACCATTTACATCGCAAACATCGATATCCTCGTCTTCTGTATTGGATGATAAGTGTTTTCGCGAGATTGGATGCATGCGACGcaacaaatttgtatataatagaTGAAGGGAAGAGGATGTAGATGAAGACTTTTGTATATTGCAAGTCACATTTTGATTTGGAGGTGTTCCGCTGACAGTCTTTACAGCGTTATCGTCACTTAAATATACAGGTATGTTGATGCACTTGCATTGTTCACCTTCTTTGAGCTCAGAATAGGTAGGACTTTTCTCAACTACTGGGAGTGTAAGTAAAGGTAAAGATGGCGTTGGTGTGAAGCTGGTGGATATTGATGATGCGGATGATGATAGTAGAAAATTTTCCTTTGATTTCTTGCGACGTTGTCTTTCAATAAACAGAATCTCTTTTAAGCTTGGTTCGGggactttatttatttcgttgATTGCATCTGTTATACAGCCTTCATTGGGAGTAATGAAATTTACGGAAGTAGTATTTTCTGGGCACTCTATTGTCCCCAAATCAGCTatattttcgagtattttttaattttcaaaaaggaaaatgaaattaaaaataagaacctctaaatataaaaacaagtgAAATGataaagttttttcttcaattaataGAAGAATTGTCAGCATTCTAAATAatctaaaatattaattcaCTTGAAAATTATAGACAACGTAAGAGTCAAAAAGTAACAATTCAATAAAGCTCTTATTTCCTAAGTAAGCATGCTCTGTCGGTCCTGCGCCAAAATTAAGTGTTTCGTATAGGCGTCGCACAAAGTCCTTCTCAATTATAACTAAATCCTTAGTcggattataaaatttattagcaATCGTTAAACCGCATTTCTAGCAACTTGCGACATATGGACAACATACTTCAACTGCTTTGTTTCTTTACTTTTCATAGATCGTCCTTTTATGGAGATTTGATAACTTCGAATTGCCTTGTTATATGCATActttattaaaactaaatacaaaaatgtttggaaaatgTTGAGTATTCCTAAAATTGACTAAATGCCCTTAAGTGATAAACAATTAATAGCAAAACCAATTACGAGtatgtattttttcttcaaaaacaacTGATATAAgttgatatataaaaaaatcaggaaattaattttttaatcgtTTCTACATGGAATCGACTTGATGCTGATAGTATTGTTCCTCTACttaatttaaacataaaaacCATGAATAATATCGGTTGGGAGTGCAGGAAAGAGAAGAAGCATGCTGATGAGAACAAATGTCATGattgtattttatatgaaaattgcttCTGCTAAGATATTTATGATATTTCCTTATTACAAAGTGGGTTTTCAATCTCATGTCTAGATAAGTTTCAATAAttgaatatagtttaatttttaagccaTACTTATAAATAACATAATCGTGCTCATGTTGAGTTGAAGATAAGTTTTGCTATTCCAAAATATCTTACGTTTGCGTACATTTTATAAAGTCTAATCGTTAACAGCGAAAATTCCACCACCTATtctgccgcaacaacaacaacatcaacaaagtTGCTTCCAGAATTAATTCGAACTGTCTTGAAACAACTTTTAGCTAAATCTAAGTTTACTAAAGGACTCATGATTCGGAAATATCTAATGAAGAGTGATTTTCATCGATCATACTTTGAAATGAACAttcttaaagaaatataaatgcaataaatccaGGAATTTCTATTTACATGATCTATATCCATGATATCCATCACCATAGAAATGACTAGCCTAGAATTGAACTCAATAATGGTCAATGGTGAGCaagattattgaaaaatatattcattattaaaaatagtaagCTTAATAAAACCTGCGAACAGTATATTTTAATTCCGTTTACGTATCGATAGTATGTAATACCGAAAACTAAACGAGACATAAGTATATGGAATGATCTATAGCATTTCTTTTCTTTCTGTGAAAGTAGGAATGTAATACCATTATTACATTTGGGTGAAATCGGACTATCGCTCACATAACATACAAAACGGCATTaacagtaaataaaatgttttgacgGAAtgtaagtaagaaaaaaattctaatttgatACAAGGAGTAAGAGTCGGGAGAAGCAACCACTAAAACTAAGAAAACCAATGTGGTGGGCATATTATGTTTCACCATTTCATCATACGagtataaatgaaaatttcacgttgatcctaACACAGCTAAAAGTCTGcattaaattgtaatttattttgcgaagaagtttgatttttttttttaatttcgattagGAAAATTTATCCACAACTCATGTTATTGACTTCGATAATATACCAACAATCTTTAAGAGTAAATACTTACGGCACGAGTAATCTCGTACTAATGTGGTTTTCGATTTAACTTGTACGCCAATAATAGCTTCTATGGGAACCTCGGTGCGCGGAATCGAGACCGAATGTGGAGGTAAATATATGGGTTGAAGTACACCAAAATTACATTCGGTTGTCAGGTACGTGCGGCATCCCCCATGCGTTGTCATACCGCACCATTCGCAGCGATAGCCTGAACATTTCCAAtccacaataattttttatgtataattaatatatttttatatttacgtatatatCCATCTACCTTTACCTGTGAGGCATTCGGACGACCAACATGTCTTTTTACAGTAGGCGCACTTAGACGTGGGGGGTAGATTACCTTCCCTCCAATGATGCTTTTAATATATAGGTGaagaatattatattaaattatgttaCAATTTGcataacttttaaatatttcgtttattatGTTGTAATACTACACAAggcaatatattcaaaaattgtcGTAGCTACAACTTCTGATACATCAAACAGACGTAGAATTTCCAACTGAATACAATTAATTCTCATATTAAATAGTGGAACATTTcatgggtttcattaaggtacctcttACAATTTcaagcacaaagatacactgttttGAGTAAAAAACGCTCTATAATTTTCGTTATATAACTTAAATATTGGCCActatatgcagtataaagtcacccaaAAGTTCGCAAATCTTTATATTGGGTATAATGGACTCGGATGAGTATTTACCCGATTCCACCCATTTTTTATACATAGACTTAGTAGATAAATGTAGATCATATTGCATCCAATGGCAAACCTATCATCCCAagtataaaacacaaaaacctTCAAGTATGGCGGTGGTAGCGTGACGGTCTGGGGAGCGTTTTCCTGGGACAGCGTTGAGCGATAAAAGAGGATAGATGGTAGAATGGACCAAATTTCATGCCTCAGCATTTTCAAAAGTACTATGAAACCATTTCTCGTTcgaataaaaaaggaaaattttacaaaaaagtgaTGTATCAAAGCTGAAGAAGTAACCGCCGTGGCGGTTCTATTCATATCCCTCAACTAGCTTAAaacacttgcatacatatgtacatacacaaatcttacatacatacctgaTGTTTCACACTCTGCAATTCTTTGCCGGGCACATACGTCGCATTTTCAGTACAATCAGGCACAGCAAAATCTTGGCACTCAATGTGTGCGAAATATTCGCAAACTAGATTGCAAGAAGAATAGAAAGGACAAATAATTATAAGATAAAAGTCTTTACATTCTTAGCTTGACAAACTTACTTAAACAATGTACTGCTGGACTATCATCTAATCGTCTACGGCAAACGGTACAGAATTTCTTTTTATGATGAGTTGGCTCTGACCAGCAATGCGCGACGggattctttaaaaaatttgttaatgcaGTTAgaatttataatgaaattaaatatggatattttattacttaattaaaCTAATTATAAACATGATATTATATTATGCTCGTATATAGAgtactttttaaattaatttattacaaaattagtTTAGCTCATCTGGTAATAAAAGTATACCATCCGGAGTTGGCACCACTATAGTGATGAAACATatttgtacatgcatatattattGACTATCAACACCCACAAGGTGACAAAAAGCTAGCATTTGTTTCGACCTGCATTGCGAAGAAACAAGTTTTTGGACTTGACTAATATTAGAACCAAGTCATCTGTTATTCATAAATAATGGTAGTCATCAATATCTCAACCTCATGATGGCATGACAACCTTACTTATTCAGTATGAGCACAGAATCCATATTTTTCGGGACAACTGATATTCATGTgtcgaatagcaattacaaaaaaatgtttgtcccAGGGTCGAATTTTGCTTTTCGGTTTTTAATAGAAAGTAAGGTTGTCAAGGTAAAAAAATACCTACCTACACTGAACtaaattgaaatacaaatatttgtaaaacatacaaaTGGGAAACCATTAACTAATTTTGCAACAATTTCAATAGTCACtggtagatttttttttacagtttaagAGACAAAACTAAGATTGTGATATCCACGTATATGACGATACTTTGCCATAATTATGgcattttttgaaattagtaTCCTTTCAAACATTATACCGTCATTCGTTGGcaacattgaaattaaattaagtcaTAGACGGAAGACTGAGTCCTCGAATcggtaattttttcttattcaagCACAGCTGGATAAGATTAAATTTAGCCTGAGACAAATTGAAATGTAGTAATAAATTATACTTTGTTTGCTAATTTCTTTAATGTTCTTGACCAATAATTCatatcaaacaaaataaacaataaattatgattatcaaataatatttaatgatatgtaaaattttacacaaataaaagaaatttcaaacttttatgtCCTAAAAACTTCAATTCCAAAAACacgtatataattttaaaagtattaacAAAACGTAACTTACCTTTATAATACATGGAGCAATGCCAGAGCATGGAGTAACAACATTTGAAACACAACGATCGTGTATGACGAAATTACACActataaaaacaataagaataTTGTAATTATTTCACATGTTGGACTTATAGGCATATGGATATATTGCACAATTTAAAAGATGGTATTGGGATACTTTAGATGTACATATACAGACACCTTTGATTTGCATaagaaatatgcaaaaagtatcgtgatataattaaatttttttaattagctaaaatgataagtaaataattagaaaaacatGTGATATATTATAAAAGAGAATGACTGTGGACTCGTATAATATGGTTGTTAGTTATATtacaaacatgtacatataatttatgtaattaataaTACATACCTTCACATATatatccgatctgaataataccCCAAATCAAATCTGAACAATGATGACAATACGTTGGCTTTCCAAAGGTCTTCTTTACGAATGTATGTCCACCATCCGCCATTTTGCGCATTCTATAAGGATACTTTCGATTATGGGGCGTATCGCTGAATCGCAATTGGCAGCAGACCAATATAACGAAGATATCGACGATACGCGAAAGAAAAGATTTTTGTAATCTTATAACAGTTTTTCTGCTGCTTCTTTTTTGAggcttaatttttttagtttatctcTTATAATCCTTTTtacttctttgttgtttttagtaTAACAGCTGACAATTCTCTCAACTGCTCAACATCATATTGGATAAGTCACATTGACTCctgatatttttattgatgCAATGTACGAAGAATAAGAATTTTGGAAGCAATTCTTCTTGCTCACCACAGAAATGACAGCCAATTTTGTCAATGGCCTTGGTAACTTCTTTTCTATTACtgctattatatatttttgaatatctaaTAAGTATATTTTGACTATTTGAGCGGCTTTGAATTCTAGTTGGTGCTCTATTGTCTTGCTGTTGATGGCTTTTAGTTTCGACCTTTGTGTCAGCAGCTGTTGCTTTATTGACTGATTTTTTGGGCTTAATGTTTTGTACTGCTGCGTTTGTGCTCGATAAAAGTGATGATAAAATGGCGGCGACGACAACAAATGTGACAGCGACGGCGGCATTTTCATCCATTTGTACTATTCATCCAGACATTTGGGCCGGTACCTGCAACCACAAACAGAAATCAATTATGTGTAacatgtacaagtatatttagATCACTTCGTATATCCTGAATATCAGCCGTGACACTTACTTactatttttgatatatttttctcCGTTCCTTTTCTTCATCTATCTTAAATGCATTTGCCCTCGAGAATGTATTAATTGGATATCTACTATATGATTTctcataatttgaaattttctgtataaataaaagtattataaaGCTTTTGCAacattaaaaagatttaaaatattgttataaatcTAACTAGCTGACTCGGAAAACCTTAtttttccatatatgtacatacgttatttttaggaaatatttAACAAACGCATGTTActttattaaagattttttaataaattgcgaAATGAAAACTGTCTTTATCAATTGAATGTACCATAGAGTGATCACAAAACCATTCTCTCCGTTTTTCAATACTAGTcctcacagattgaccgataCGTTCGATAAAAAATTGGCCATATGCATCCGggtgggaggtgcca contains the following coding sequences:
- the LOC105232613 gene encoding diacylglycerol kinase theta isoform X6, which gives rise to MRKMADGGHTFVKKTFGKPTYCHHCSDLIWGIIQIGYICEVCNFVIHDRCVSNVVTPCSGIAPCIIKNPVAHCWSEPTHHKKKFCTVCRRRLDDSPAVHCLICEYFAHIECQDFAVPDCTENATYVPGKELQSVKHQHHWREGNLPPTSKCAYCKKTCWSSECLTGYRCEWCGMTTHGGCRTYLTTECNFGVLQPIYLPPHSVSIPRTEVPIEAIIGVQVKSKTTLVRDYSCPDLGTIECPENTTSVNFITPNEGCITDAINEINKVPEPSLKEILFIERQRRKKSKENFLLSSSASSISTSFTPTPSLPLLTLPVVEKSPTYSELKEGEQCKCINIPVYLSDDNAVKTVSGTPPNQNVTCNIQKSSSTSSSLHLLYTNLLRRMHPISRKHLSSNTEDEDIDVCDVNGSEVSEDYHNIKVKQLDSSDHSIVAKTLRRQCQSLYETTDTEGVLTTVDNIGYDSNINQISNLSYNKGNIKTSVESHYNLDEKLENAQNVIITACALKACQTINAPTLVTQTLMAPKDGNSNAHEQFSKTGALLKAKTYNLSPFKGVPNKGGSLSCSPNSSDCSSHSPVPENPLKMYLSAVNRSKSFQEPGVKQYTRKKDYTRLFRRRSKKRTKDSVLIGTKTSKSAFSLDTTGQSIEITIQDEDGNYQPYDDDYLTLKDVRSGLSRSGYTDDDEDYEDGYDLRRHVKAEYQTPAYSSEASSPTNFHMYLDDQPHSFTSDDATAGDISDGGSSRSRSRVSDNEEHVFGRLLRRMQCLSLGWRKHRYYKRRARSISEEFSSGDTPRFKDEEPGIKTDTMHASAVSGGSGTSSHYRPESSHKSEKSDKDKTKKEKESEEKDIEMIKVFDGNNSFRRQLYRVISVPRTYTLEQLLTTALRAFHITREPSAFYMTDLYAASGMEDVPLQDPTPVMNLTHLEGKRPAIYLRFHDKDKGYVRVYPGKLQCSLEEPYVNVPVENTTIIKDLIRDALDRFGLQDNQIQDYRCSEVLLDRGVTERILSWNERPWDIMKQLGKDSIRQMELMRFYMQHKQDPHGPNIALFVGNLPPGLSQRNYEQILNKYVTDENKFTSIGPIYYEYGSVVLSFEDAQKAVRAFYNLRETIIEDKKLLVMLLPNIEPSMVPSDVRPLLVFVNVKSGGCQGLELISSFRKLLNPYQVFDLDNGGPLPGLYVFRQIVNYKILVCGGDGTIGWVLQCLDNVGQDSECSSPPCAIVPLGTGNDLARVLCWGSGYTGGEDPLNLLRDVIEAEEIRLDRWTVVFHPEDKPEEPALKAPSNTTGGGAQNEDNSQIFVMNNYFGIGIDADLCLDFHNAREENPNKFNSRLHNKGYYVKMGLRKIVGRKTVKDLHKELKLEVDGKVVDLPPVEGIIILNILSWGSGANPWGPDKDDNFSTPNHYDGVLEIVGVTGVVHLGQIQSGIRTAMRIAQGGHIKIHLYSDMPVQVDGEPWVQSPGDVVVLKSALKATMLKKNKSKMKRRNTEPTMTLTGTATPHLSLMPVTVMAAASDSSTGDTDAENTPNNTDF